CTGGTGGGCTGGCCGGTGGTGACGTTCCTCATCGCCGAGCCCCTGCGCAACCTGGGCAAGTACACCTTCGCGGACGTGGTGGCCTACCGGCTCAAGCAGACGCCGGTGCGCCTGGCGGCCGCGGTGGGCACGCTCACCGTGGTGAGCTTCTACCTCATCGCCCAGATGGTGGGCGCCGGCAACCTCATCCGGATGATGTTTGGCCTGTCCTACGAGGCCGCCGTGCTCATCGTGGGCGGGGTGATGATCCTCTACGTGCTCTTCGGCGGGATGATCGCCACCACGTGGGTGCAGATCGTCAAGGCGGTGCTCCTGCTCGCGGGCGCGAGCGCGCTGGCGTTGATGGTGCTCGCGCGCTTCTCCTACAACCCGCTCCTCCTCTTCCAGGAGGCGGTGAAGCAGTACGGGCCGGAGACGCTGGCGCCGGGCAAGCTCGTGTCCAACCCACTGGAGACGATCTCCCTGGGGCTCGCCCTGATGTTCGGCACGGCGGGACTGCCCCACATCCTCATGCGCTTCTACACGGTGCCCGACGCGAAGGCGGCGCGCGGCTCGGTGTTCTACGCGACGGGGCTCATCGGCTACTTCTACCTGGTGACGTTCATCCTCGGCTTCGGCGCCTCGGTGATCGTGGGCCGTGGCACCATCACCCAGGTGGACAAGGGCGGCAACATGGCCGCGACGCTGCTGGCCGAGGCCGTGGGCGGCACGCCGTTCCTGGGCTTCATCTCCGCGGTGGCCTTCGCCACCATCCTCGCGGTGGTGGCCGGGCTGACGCTGTCGGGCGCGGCGGCACTGTCGCATGACCTGTGGACGCACGTGGTGCGCAAGGGCCAGTCACCCGAGCACGAGCAGTTGCGCGTGGCGCGGCTGTCGAGCCTCGGGCTGGGCCTGCTCGCCATCGTGCTGGGCCTGCTCTTCAAGGGGCAGAACGTGGCCTTCATGGTGGGCCTGGCGTTCGCCATCGCCGCGAGCGGCAACTTCCCCGCCCTGCTGTTGTCCATGGCGTGGAAGGGCTTCACCACGCGCGGCGCGGTGGTCAGCATGCTCACCGGCACCCTGAGCGCGGTGGTGCTCATCATCCTGTCGCCCACGGTGCAGGTGGAGATGCTCGGCCGGCCCGAGGCCCTCTTCCCGCTGAAGAACCCGGGACTGGTCACCATGCCCCTGGCCTTCCTGGTGGGCTGGGTCGTGTCGATTCTCTCGCCCGAGCCCGAGGCGGCCGGGCGCTTCGCCGAGGTGCGCCACCGCATGCACATGGGCAAGGAGGAGGACGCCGTGGCGCCCGCGGCTCCGGCGGCGCCCGTGGTCCCCGCGACGCCCCACAACTGACGGACGGAAGGCGCTCCCGCCCGTGAGGAGAAGGGAGCCCGACTCCAAGGGCCCCTTCCCACCGCCGCAGCAGAGGCGACGGTGAGTAATCTTCCGGGGATCTGACTGCCGGGGTTAAGGTGAGCCCCGGCATGATCGCGAAGATCCACATCCAGAATTTCAAGTCGATCCTCGACTACACGCTCGAGCTTGGGCGGATCAACGTCTTCATCGGCGAGAACGGCGCGGGCAAGACCAACATCCTCGAGGCCTTCGCCACGGCGAGCGCGGCTTCGGATGGCGCTCTTGAAATCGAGGACCTCTATACAAGAGGTGTCCGGATCGCCAAACCCTCCATCACCATCAGTTCGTTTCTACAGAAGAAGCCCATCCGGGACATCGCGCTCACGCTTACCGCTGCGGCCCAAACGTCATCCACGGATGAAGAGGTTCCACGGTTGGAGCTTCGGTTATTTCCAGATGCCGGCGACATTGATTCGGGCTGGAGAGTTGACTCATCTAGCAACACCATGACTCTAGAGCTTCCATCCAACAAGGTAGACTTGGATAAGGCTCTGCGAAGCTTTCGCAAGCTTGGCCTCAGCCAGGAATTGGCCGAAGGCGCACTGAAAGAGTTCTTAAAACTAAGACTCAAGCGCCCAAACGCACCCATCCTTCAGAAACAATTAAAGAGTTTCTGCATCTACAATCTAAATCCATTGGCTCTTCGCGGAATCCAGAACACCAGCCGGAGAATCCCGCTGGGCATCAATGGCGAAAATCTCGACGTCTTCCTCGAAGAATTGACCCAGACACAGCGCCGCGAACTCGTGCGCTACAGCAAGTTCATCCCCTGGTTCGACAATCTCCTCATCGACACCCAGGATGAACTGAAGTTCAAGGGGCACAAGCTCGGACGGAGCACCTCCCGGCTCTACTTCCGGGACCGGTTCATGAAGAAGGGCAACAACGTCTTCTCCGCCGAGAACGCGAACGAGGGCATCCTCCACATCCTCTTCTATCTGGCCCTGTTCCTGAGTGACAAGACGCCGCCCATCTTCGCCATCGACAACATCGAGACCGCGCTCAACCCGCAACTCTGCCGCGAGTTGATGAAGTCCCTCGCGGCGATGGCCAAGGCGCACGACAAGCAGGTCCTCATCACCACGCACAATCCCGCCATCCTGGATGGGCTGGATCTGCACGATGACGATCAGCGGCTCATCGTCATCCACCGCAATGATCAGGGGCACACCGTGGGCAAGCGCATCAAACTCAAGCCCCAGGCCAAAGGCGAATCCAAGTACAAGCTCTCGGAGCTGTGGATGCGTGGACACCTCGGCGGGCTCCCCAAGGCGTTCTGAACCTGGCCATGCGGATCGGAATCATCGCGGAGGGCCGGGGCGACCTCGCCGTCATCTCCAATATCTTGAGGGGGCTCGGTATCGACTTCGAGGACATCCAGTTCCTGCGGCCCCAATATGCGCTCGATGAGACGGATCTCCACGCCATGTCGGAGGAGCAATTCAGCAACTGGGGGCTCGTGAAGAAGGAGTGCACCACCGGCTCACTGCTGGAAGAGTTCC
Above is a window of Cystobacter fuscus DNA encoding:
- a CDS encoding sodium:solute symporter family transporter, which codes for MNQATTTIGQANPTAIIFFLAFVSLTLGITYWAARRTKTTSEFFAAGGGVSAVQNGFALAGDFMSAASFLGIAGLVALSGFDGLIYSVGWLVGWPVVTFLIAEPLRNLGKYTFADVVAYRLKQTPVRLAAAVGTLTVVSFYLIAQMVGAGNLIRMMFGLSYEAAVLIVGGVMILYVLFGGMIATTWVQIVKAVLLLAGASALALMVLARFSYNPLLLFQEAVKQYGPETLAPGKLVSNPLETISLGLALMFGTAGLPHILMRFYTVPDAKAARGSVFYATGLIGYFYLVTFILGFGASVIVGRGTITQVDKGGNMAATLLAEAVGGTPFLGFISAVAFATILAVVAGLTLSGAAALSHDLWTHVVRKGQSPEHEQLRVARLSSLGLGLLAIVLGLLFKGQNVAFMVGLAFAIAASGNFPALLLSMAWKGFTTRGAVVSMLTGTLSAVVLIILSPTVQVEMLGRPEALFPLKNPGLVTMPLAFLVGWVVSILSPEPEAAGRFAEVRHRMHMGKEEDAVAPAAPAAPVVPATPHN
- a CDS encoding AAA family ATPase; its protein translation is MIAKIHIQNFKSILDYTLELGRINVFIGENGAGKTNILEAFATASAASDGALEIEDLYTRGVRIAKPSITISSFLQKKPIRDIALTLTAAAQTSSTDEEVPRLELRLFPDAGDIDSGWRVDSSSNTMTLELPSNKVDLDKALRSFRKLGLSQELAEGALKEFLKLRLKRPNAPILQKQLKSFCIYNLNPLALRGIQNTSRRIPLGINGENLDVFLEELTQTQRRELVRYSKFIPWFDNLLIDTQDELKFKGHKLGRSTSRLYFRDRFMKKGNNVFSAENANEGILHILFYLALFLSDKTPPIFAIDNIETALNPQLCRELMKSLAAMAKAHDKQVLITTHNPAILDGLDLHDDDQRLIVIHRNDQGHTVGKRIKLKPQAKGESKYKLSELWMRGHLGGLPKAF